Proteins from one Impatiens glandulifera chromosome 2, dImpGla2.1, whole genome shotgun sequence genomic window:
- the LOC124924285 gene encoding polyadenylate-binding protein-interacting protein 9-like, with product MTEMLGEMTMQVDLSAELPPNTDHDIHEKESDEPHQVDNEEEKISTLKLNPLAKEFYPSESYLLDPNNNQDLANKLVPTRNSDKGRRNTRRRRAMYNVTNNVMQIFPKEDVKRTVYVANLDPIITEEQVAEFFGKNCGEVTKWRICNKHRSHLRFAFVEFSNEESAKNALRFAGMQMGSYCLTIVPSNSSIVSVNPKLLPKSEEEMNLCAKTIHCSNVDKVISEFVLKKFFNDHFGEITRMKFLGDALHPTQTAFVEFATVESATMALECNGRVLGDLPIRVSPSKTPIWMKN from the exons ATGACCGAGATGCTTGGTGAGATGACAATGCAAGTGGATCTAAGTGCTGAGCTCCCACCAAATACTGATCATGACATTCATGAAAAGGAAAGCGATGAACCTCATCAAGTGGAtaatgaagaagagaagatttcAACATTGAAACTCAATCCATTGGCTAAGGAGTTTTATCCCAGTGAATCATACTTGTTGGATCCTAACAACAATCAGGATCTTGCAAACAAGCTGGTTCCCACGAGAAACTCTGATAAG GGGAGGAGGAATACGCGTAGGAGAAGAGCAATGTATAATGTAACGAATAATGTAATGCAGATATTTCCAAAGGAAGACGTCAAGCGAACTGTTTATGTTGCCAATCTTGATCCCATT ATCACTGAAGAACAAGTTGCTGAGTTCTTTGGTAAAAACTGTGGAGAG gTTACTAAATGGCGCATTTGCAACAAGCACCGATCACATCTTCGCTTCGCTTTCGTGGAGTTCTCTAACGAGG AGAGTGCTAAAAATGCTTTGCGTTTTGCTGGAATGCAAATGGGTTCCTATTGTTTGACGATTGTGCCTTCAAACTCTAGTATTGTTTCGGTGAATCCCAAGCTTCTTCCAAAG TCTGAAGAGGAAATGAATTTGTGTGCCAAAACCATTCACTGTTCGAATGTAGACAAAGTG ATTTCCGAATTTGTTCTTAAAAAATTCTTCAACGATCACTTTGGAGAG ATTACTCGAATGAAGTTTTTGGGTGATGCTTTGCACCCGACGCAAACTGCCTTTGTGGAGTTTGCTACT gtTGAGAGTGCAACTATGGCTCTTGAATGTAATGGGAGGGTCTTGGGAGACCTACCTATAag GGTGAGCCCTTCAAAAACTCCTATCTGGATGAAGAATTGA
- the LOC124926263 gene encoding uncharacterized protein LOC124926263 yields MINSLLDLSYFRMSGSRNCFGCCSKAPLIISVDEQPSKEIKVGGQKGKKTSMSMDFSTSTYDIDNSVPQSQRSMSFIGTSNPLPDLHTTTGCTSTTEFVNHGLSLWNQTRKQWVGKKGSHNRKGAKHKLSLNTSYESLLGTNKQFPNPIPLPQMIDFLVGVWEKEGLYD; encoded by the exons ATGATCAATTCTCTCCTTGATCTGTCATATTTTCGAATGTCTGGG AGCAGAAATTGTTTTGGATGTTGTTCTAAAGCCCCACTGATAATCTCAGTAGATGAACAACCATCCAAGGAAATAAAAGTTGGAGGACAAAAAGGGAAGAAAACTAGCATGTCCATGGATTTTAGCACAAGCACATATGACATAGACAATAGTGTGCCCCAGTCCCAGAGAAGCATGTCATTTATCGGTACATCAAATCCACTACCAGATCTCCACACAACTACTGGTTGCACGAGTACTACGGAATTTGTAAATCATG GTCTTTCTCTTTGGAACCAAACAAGGAAGCAGTGGGTCGGAAAAAAAGGCTCTCATAACCGTAAAGGAGCTAAACACAAATTAAG TCTTAACACATCTTATGAGAGTTTACTTGGGACAAACAAACAGTTTCCCAATCCAATCCCACTTCCA CAAATGATTGATTTTCTGGTTGGTGTCTGGGAAAAAGAAGGATTATATGATTGA